In one Methylobacterium sp. SyP6R genomic region, the following are encoded:
- the catC gene encoding muconolactone Delta-isomerase, which produces MLYCVEMDVAIPHGLDPEYVANLKADEKARAQDLQRQGKWVHLWRVAGRYANISVFDVESHDELHDILSGLPLFPFMTMQVTPLARHPSAIG; this is translated from the coding sequence ATGCTGTACTGCGTCGAGATGGACGTCGCGATCCCGCACGGCCTCGATCCCGAATACGTGGCGAATCTGAAGGCCGACGAAAAGGCGAGAGCCCAGGATCTCCAGCGCCAGGGCAAGTGGGTGCATCTGTGGCGGGTGGCCGGTCGCTACGCCAATATCAGCGTGTTCGACGTCGAGAGCCACGACGAACTGCATGACATCCTGTCCGGCCTGCCGCTTTTTCCGTTCATGACGATGCAGGTGACGCCGCTCGCGCGACACCCCTCGGCAATCGGGTGA
- a CDS encoding 3-oxoacyl-ACP reductase, with protein sequence MRFGDRAILVTGGSRGIGAAIATAFAREGGLVIVNYRENHAAAEAVADQCRALGGQALTVAADVTDADAVAGLASRITEEVGRLDAIVNNAFAPYRFDPDRRPRFRDVPWESYQRQFDGAVRAAYNVVQALLPLMTRRSGGAIVNLASDLVARPSIPYHDYTTAKAALIGFSRTLAAELGPVGVRVNCVAPGLVTGTDASRDTPEEVREALIAQTPLRRLATPEDVAGPVLFLAGEESRFVTGQVLTVDGGLVMG encoded by the coding sequence ATGAGGTTTGGCGACCGCGCCATCCTGGTCACGGGAGGAAGCCGCGGCATCGGCGCGGCCATCGCCACCGCCTTCGCGAGGGAAGGCGGGCTCGTCATCGTCAATTACCGCGAGAACCACGCCGCCGCCGAGGCGGTGGCCGACCAATGCCGGGCGCTTGGCGGCCAAGCCCTGACCGTCGCCGCCGACGTGACCGACGCGGACGCCGTGGCGGGGCTGGCCTCGCGGATCACCGAGGAGGTCGGCCGCCTCGACGCGATCGTCAACAACGCCTTCGCGCCCTACCGCTTCGATCCCGACCGCCGCCCGCGCTTCCGCGACGTGCCGTGGGAATCCTACCAGCGCCAGTTCGACGGCGCGGTGCGGGCGGCCTACAATGTCGTCCAGGCGCTGCTGCCGCTGATGACCCGGCGCAGCGGCGGGGCCATCGTCAACCTGGCGAGCGACCTCGTGGCGCGCCCGAGCATCCCCTACCACGACTACACCACCGCCAAGGCGGCCTTGATCGGCTTCAGCCGCACCCTCGCGGCCGAGCTGGGGCCGGTCGGCGTGCGGGTCAATTGCGTGGCGCCGGGGCTGGTCACCGGCACCGATGCGAGCCGGGACACGCCCGAGGAGGTGCGCGAGGCTCTGATTGCCCAGACCCCCTTGCGCCGCCTCGCGACGCCGGAGGACGTGGCCGGGCCGGTGCTGTTTCTCGCCGGCGAGGAGAGCCGGTTCGTGACCGGGCAGGTGCTGACCGTGGATGGGGGGTTGGTGATGGGGTGA
- the benB gene encoding benzoate 1,2-dioxygenase small subunit — MPLTLEQVQQFLYREARFLDDRDFDAWLALYAPDVEFWMPSWDDDDQLVTDPQTDVSLIYYDSRSGLEDRVFRIRTERSSATSLPEPRTSHNISNVEILEQDETSIKLRFNWLTFNYRYKTVDTHFGTSFYTLDTSGETPLIKTKKVILKNDYIHHVIDVYHI, encoded by the coding sequence ATGCCCCTCACCCTGGAGCAGGTGCAGCAATTCCTCTACCGCGAGGCCCGCTTCCTCGACGATCGCGACTTCGACGCCTGGCTGGCGCTCTACGCCCCCGACGTCGAGTTCTGGATGCCGTCCTGGGACGACGACGACCAGCTCGTCACCGATCCGCAGACCGATGTCTCGCTGATCTACTACGACAGCCGCAGCGGCCTGGAAGACCGCGTGTTCCGCATCCGCACCGAGCGGTCGAGCGCCACCAGCCTGCCGGAGCCGCGCACCTCGCACAACATCTCGAACGTCGAGATCCTGGAGCAGGACGAGACCAGCATCAAGCTCCGCTTCAACTGGCTCACCTTCAACTACCGCTACAAGACCGTCGATACCCATTTCGGCACGTCGTTCTACACCCTCGACACCAGCGGCGAGACCCCGCTGATCAAGACCAAGAAGGTGATCCTCAAGAACGACTACATCCACCACGTCATCGACGTCTATCACATCTAG
- a CDS encoding 1,6-dihydroxycyclohexa-2,4-diene-1-carboxylate dehydrogenase, whose amino-acid sequence MSAPDMSGFVSPNRFSAKVAVVTGAAQGIGREVALRLAREGAALLLTDRSEIVEETAAEARDLGAKAAVQLADAETFEGCENVMAAAVARFGRLDVLVNNVGGSIWFKPFAHYAPHEVEAEIRRSLFPTLWCCRAALPHMLAGGGGSIVNVSSVATRGVNRVPYAAAKGGVNALTACLAFEYAEHGIRVNAVAPGGTEAPPRRIARNPTPPSDQERAWIAEVVAQTKASSLMHRYGTTAEQAAAILFLASDEASYVTGTVLPVAGGDLG is encoded by the coding sequence ATGAGCGCCCCCGACATGAGCGGCTTCGTCTCGCCGAACCGCTTCTCGGCCAAGGTCGCGGTGGTGACCGGCGCCGCGCAAGGCATCGGCCGCGAGGTCGCCTTGCGCCTCGCCCGCGAGGGCGCCGCCCTCCTCCTCACCGATCGCTCGGAGATCGTCGAGGAGACGGCGGCCGAGGCCCGCGACCTCGGCGCCAAGGCCGCGGTGCAGCTCGCCGATGCCGAGACCTTCGAGGGCTGCGAGAACGTGATGGCCGCCGCCGTCGCCCGGTTCGGCCGGCTCGACGTGCTGGTCAACAATGTCGGCGGCTCGATCTGGTTCAAGCCGTTCGCGCATTACGCCCCGCACGAGGTCGAGGCCGAGATCCGGCGCTCGCTGTTCCCGACCCTGTGGTGCTGCCGGGCGGCGCTGCCGCACATGCTGGCGGGCGGCGGGGGCAGCATCGTCAACGTGTCGTCGGTGGCGACGCGAGGCGTGAACCGCGTGCCCTACGCCGCCGCCAAGGGCGGGGTGAACGCCCTCACCGCCTGCCTCGCCTTCGAATATGCCGAGCACGGCATCCGGGTGAACGCGGTCGCCCCCGGCGGCACCGAGGCGCCGCCCCGGCGCATCGCCCGCAACCCGACCCCGCCGAGCGACCAGGAACGCGCCTGGATCGCCGAGGTGGTGGCCCAGACCAAGGCGTCGAGCCTGATGCACCGCTACGGCACCACCGCCGAGCAGGCCGCCGCCATCCTGTTCCTCGCCTCCGACGAGGCCTCCTACGTCACCGGCACCGTCCTGCCGGTGGCCGGCGGCGACCTCGGCTGA
- a CDS encoding muconate/chloromuconate family cycloisomerase, giving the protein MLAKNQLHDAVHQAPARDLTVADIRTTIVDVPTVRKHKLSQTSVTAQSYVIVQLRLANGVEGIGEAATLGGPRWSEESVEGIKATIDTYLAPALIGQPADRFVAAGERLDAAAKRNNAAKAALETALFDAVGQTLGLPVSALLGGAVRTSFPVLWTLASGDPDQEIAEAEGKLAARLHRTFKIKIGAQSPEADLARLTRLSKALSERATLIVDANQAWDETTARRCLPVLADLGIALVEQPLPAWNVAGMGRLRAQGRVPPLLADECVFTPHDMMGVAQAAAADAVSLKLVKHGGLVELRKVAAVAEAAGIGLYGGCLLESSVGAAAHLHAFATLRDLAWGCEHFGPQILTGDLVTEPLAFHDFAVHLPEGPGLGVTLDPDKLRHYARN; this is encoded by the coding sequence ATGCTCGCGAAGAACCAGCTCCACGACGCCGTGCATCAAGCGCCCGCCCGAGACCTCACGGTCGCCGACATCCGCACCACGATCGTCGACGTGCCGACGGTGCGGAAGCACAAGCTGTCCCAGACCTCGGTCACCGCCCAGAGCTACGTCATCGTCCAGTTGCGCCTCGCCAACGGCGTCGAGGGCATCGGCGAGGCGGCGACGCTCGGCGGGCCGCGCTGGAGCGAGGAGAGCGTCGAGGGCATCAAGGCCACCATCGACACCTACCTCGCCCCCGCCCTGATCGGTCAGCCGGCCGACCGCTTCGTCGCCGCCGGCGAGCGCCTGGATGCGGCGGCAAAGCGCAACAACGCCGCCAAGGCGGCCCTGGAGACCGCCCTGTTCGACGCGGTCGGCCAGACCCTCGGCCTGCCGGTATCGGCGCTGCTGGGGGGGGCCGTACGCACGAGCTTCCCGGTCCTGTGGACGCTCGCCTCCGGCGATCCCGACCAGGAGATCGCGGAAGCGGAAGGAAAGCTCGCGGCACGGCTGCACCGCACCTTCAAGATCAAGATCGGCGCGCAATCACCCGAGGCCGACCTCGCCCGGCTCACCCGCCTGTCGAAGGCGCTGTCCGAGCGCGCCACCCTGATCGTCGACGCCAACCAGGCCTGGGACGAGACCACCGCCCGGCGCTGCCTGCCGGTTCTCGCCGATCTCGGCATCGCCCTCGTCGAGCAGCCGCTGCCGGCCTGGAACGTCGCCGGGATGGGCCGCCTGCGCGCTCAAGGTCGCGTGCCGCCGCTGCTCGCCGACGAATGCGTGTTCACCCCCCACGACATGATGGGCGTCGCGCAAGCCGCCGCGGCGGACGCCGTGTCGCTCAAGCTCGTCAAGCACGGCGGGCTGGTGGAGCTGCGCAAGGTCGCGGCGGTGGCCGAGGCCGCCGGCATCGGCTTGTACGGCGGCTGCCTGCTCGAAAGCTCGGTCGGGGCCGCAGCGCATCTCCACGCCTTCGCGACCTTGCGCGATCTCGCCTGGGGCTGCGAGCATTTCGGGCCGCAGATCCTCACCGGCGACCTCGTCACCGAGCCGCTCGCCTTCCACGACTTCGCGGTGCACCTGCCCGAGGGCCCCGGCCTCGGCGTGACCCTCGATCCCGACAAGCTGCGCCACTACGCAAGGAACTGA
- a CDS encoding FAD-dependent monooxygenase: MPSTASAPRKPLRVAVVGGGIGGLTLGLALRAHGLRAAIYEQAAELAEIGAAVALSANATRELERLGLGPALAAVSTEPTELIFRDGRSGARVAAHPVRDGGAYRAKVGAPYYGVHRADLQKVLSGGLAGEGLHLGHRLTALDQNGDVMALTFENGVEVEADLVVGGDGVRSAVRRWITGGEKVRYSGTSAFRGVVPMGLLPSLPDPQAIQFWMGPDAHLLHYAIGGEADSVNFFAVVEGPQTWTCERWLAGIAAGEHLAGFAGWHPAVIEMIDALPQTQRWGLFVTDPLRRWHRGRAVLMGDSAHAMLPHHGQGANTTIEDAVTLAELLAAGGARDLDGMMRCYRSLRQARTRTIQRSAWATNRLLHLPDSIGPEALARRDARMARFPENFGWIHAFDARAVVRDAIAGESRAA; this comes from the coding sequence ATGCCATCGACAGCCTCCGCTCCCCGAAAACCCCTGCGCGTCGCCGTGGTCGGCGGCGGCATCGGCGGGCTGACCCTGGGCCTCGCGCTCCGCGCCCACGGCCTGAGGGCCGCGATCTACGAGCAGGCGGCGGAACTGGCCGAGATCGGCGCCGCCGTGGCGCTCTCGGCCAACGCCACCCGCGAGTTGGAGCGGCTGGGCCTCGGACCGGCGCTCGCCGCCGTCTCGACCGAGCCAACCGAACTGATCTTTCGCGATGGCCGCAGCGGCGCCCGGGTCGCCGCTCATCCGGTCCGCGACGGCGGCGCCTATCGGGCGAAGGTCGGGGCGCCGTATTACGGCGTGCACCGGGCCGACCTTCAGAAGGTCCTGAGCGGGGGGCTCGCCGGCGAGGGCCTGCATCTCGGCCACCGCCTCACAGCCCTCGACCAGAACGGCGACGTGATGGCGCTCACCTTCGAGAACGGCGTCGAGGTCGAGGCGGATCTGGTCGTCGGCGGCGACGGCGTGCGCTCGGCCGTGCGGCGCTGGATCACCGGCGGCGAAAAAGTCCGTTATTCCGGCACCAGCGCCTTCCGGGGCGTGGTGCCGATGGGCCTGCTGCCCTCGCTCCCCGACCCGCAAGCCATCCAGTTCTGGATGGGGCCGGACGCGCATCTCCTGCACTACGCCATCGGCGGCGAGGCCGATTCCGTCAACTTCTTCGCCGTCGTCGAGGGGCCGCAGACCTGGACCTGCGAGCGCTGGCTTGCCGGCATCGCGGCGGGCGAGCACCTGGCGGGCTTTGCCGGCTGGCACCCTGCCGTGATCGAGATGATCGACGCCCTGCCCCAGACCCAGCGCTGGGGACTGTTCGTCACCGACCCCTTGCGGCGCTGGCATCGCGGCCGGGCGGTGCTGATGGGCGACAGCGCGCATGCCATGCTGCCCCATCACGGCCAGGGCGCCAACACCACGATCGAGGATGCCGTGACCCTGGCGGAGTTGCTCGCCGCGGGCGGGGCGCGGGACCTCGACGGGATGATGCGCTGCTACCGGAGCTTGCGACAGGCGCGCACCCGCACGATCCAGCGCAGCGCCTGGGCGACGAACCGGCTGCTGCACCTGCCCGATTCCATCGGCCCCGAGGCGCTGGCGCGGCGCGACGCCCGGATGGCGCGTTTCCCAGAAAATTTCGGCTGGATCCACGCCTTCGACGCGCGGGCCGTGGTCAGGGATGCCATCGCGGGGGAATCGAGAGCCGCCTGA
- the catA gene encoding catechol 1,2-dioxygenase translates to MTTKIADSAEAQALFDKVAGLSTDSGNPRIKQIVRRVVEDACRIVEDLDVTPSEFWTAMSYLTETGQANEFGLLMPGLGVEHFIDLCIDAKERAAGIEGGTPRTIEGPLYVAGAPLAKGEARLDDDPEDGEVLIVEGQVTGHGGAPVAGAIVDVWHANTLGNYSVFDKGQSTWNLRRRIETDGEGRYRFRSILPKGYGCPPQGQTQKLLDQLGRHGQRPAHIHFFVSGPGHRQLTTQINLSDDPYLHDDFAFATRDGLIAEVVPVTDPAAIAAAGLAAPFSTIRFDFALNPEVAHAPDPVVVRPHAEAA, encoded by the coding sequence ATGACCACGAAGATCGCCGATTCCGCCGAGGCCCAAGCCCTGTTCGACAAGGTCGCGGGCCTCTCGACCGATTCCGGCAACCCGCGCATCAAGCAGATCGTGCGCCGCGTCGTCGAGGATGCCTGCCGGATCGTCGAGGATCTCGACGTGACCCCGAGCGAGTTCTGGACCGCGATGAGCTACCTGACCGAGACCGGCCAGGCCAACGAGTTCGGCCTGCTGATGCCGGGTCTCGGCGTCGAGCACTTCATCGATCTGTGCATCGACGCCAAGGAGCGGGCGGCCGGGATCGAGGGCGGCACGCCGCGCACCATCGAGGGCCCGCTCTACGTCGCCGGCGCTCCGCTGGCGAAGGGCGAGGCGCGCCTCGACGACGACCCGGAGGACGGCGAGGTGCTGATCGTCGAGGGTCAGGTGACGGGTCACGGCGGCGCACCGGTGGCGGGCGCCATCGTCGATGTCTGGCACGCCAACACGCTCGGCAACTACTCGGTGTTCGACAAGGGCCAGAGCACCTGGAACCTGCGCCGGCGCATCGAGACGGATGGGGAGGGCCGCTACCGCTTCCGCAGCATCCTGCCGAAGGGCTATGGCTGCCCGCCGCAAGGCCAGACCCAGAAGCTGCTCGACCAGCTCGGCCGCCACGGCCAGCGCCCGGCCCATATCCACTTCTTCGTCTCCGGCCCCGGCCACCGGCAGCTGACGACGCAGATCAACCTCTCGGACGATCCCTATCTGCACGACGACTTCGCCTTCGCCACCCGCGACGGGCTGATCGCCGAGGTGGTGCCGGTCACCGATCCGGCGGCGATCGCGGCAGCCGGGCTCGCGGCGCCGTTCTCGACCATCCGGTTCGACTTCGCGCTCAACCCGGAAGTGGCGCATGCGCCCGACCCGGTGGTGGTGCGGCCGCATGCCGAGGCGGCCTGA
- the benC gene encoding benzoate 1,2-dioxygenase electron transfer component BenC, giving the protein MNTVALNFEDGVTRFIACRPGETVADASYRLGINIPLDCRDGACGTCRVHCESGRFDPGSYIEDALSDEEAAQGYGLACQMRPRTDLVLAVAASSEVCKTKAAALKGRVSAVRRLSDTTFGLSVETGEPVGFLPGQYVNIAVPGSGQARSYSFSSVPGSSTAEFLIRNIPGGLMSTFLAEQAREGAALDLAGPSGSFYLREIRRPVLMLAGGTGLAPFLSMLGKVAETGTDQPIHLVYGVTHDADLVETGALEEAAAKIPGFSFETCVASPDSRHAKRGYVTEHLADAHLHGGAIDTYLCGPPAMVDAVRKTFAERGLTPASFHYEKFAASGVGGGA; this is encoded by the coding sequence GTGAACACTGTTGCGCTCAATTTCGAGGACGGCGTCACCCGCTTCATCGCCTGCCGCCCGGGCGAGACCGTGGCCGACGCTTCCTACCGCCTCGGCATCAACATCCCGCTCGACTGCCGGGACGGCGCCTGCGGCACCTGCCGGGTCCATTGCGAATCCGGCCGGTTCGATCCGGGCAGCTACATCGAGGATGCGCTCTCCGACGAGGAGGCGGCGCAGGGCTACGGCCTCGCCTGCCAGATGCGGCCGCGGACCGACCTGGTTCTGGCGGTGGCCGCCTCCTCGGAGGTCTGCAAGACCAAGGCCGCCGCCCTCAAGGGCCGGGTTTCGGCGGTTCGGCGCCTGTCCGACACCACATTCGGGCTCTCTGTCGAAACCGGGGAGCCCGTCGGCTTCCTGCCGGGGCAGTACGTCAATATCGCGGTGCCGGGCAGCGGCCAGGCCCGCTCCTACTCGTTCAGCTCGGTCCCGGGCAGCAGCACCGCCGAGTTCCTGATCCGCAACATCCCGGGCGGGCTGATGAGCACGTTCCTGGCCGAGCAGGCCCGGGAAGGCGCCGCTCTCGACCTGGCCGGCCCCTCGGGCAGCTTCTACCTCCGCGAGATCCGCCGCCCGGTGCTGATGCTCGCCGGCGGCACCGGCCTCGCCCCGTTCCTGTCGATGCTCGGCAAGGTGGCGGAGACCGGTACCGACCAGCCGATCCACCTCGTCTACGGCGTCACCCACGATGCCGACCTCGTCGAGACCGGGGCGCTGGAAGAGGCCGCGGCCAAGATCCCGGGCTTCAGCTTCGAGACCTGCGTCGCCTCCCCCGACAGCCGGCATGCGAAGCGGGGCTACGTCACCGAGCATCTGGCCGATGCGCATCTGCATGGCGGCGCGATCGACACCTATCTCTGCGGCCCGCCCGCGATGGTCGACGCGGTCCGCAAGACCTTCGCCGAGCGTGGCCTGACCCCGGCGAGCTTCCACTACGAGAAATTCGCCGCGAGCGGTGTCGGGGGTGGGGCATGA
- the benA gene encoding benzoate 1,2-dioxygenase large subunit yields MLDDLHQVVEGAVEENPETGVYRCRRDIFTDPDIFELEMQHIFEGNWIYLAHESQIPNPNDYFTTFMGRQPVVITRSRKGELQAFVNACSHRGAMVCRHKRGNKATFTCPFHGWTFSNGGKLLKVKDPDGAGYPESFNRDGSHDLTKVARFENYRGFLFGSLNPDVKPLTEHLGQATRIIDMIVDQSPDGLEVLRGSSTYVFDGNWKLQTENGADGYHVSATHWNYAATTSRRKESHVVDKTRAMDAGGWAKQGGGFYSFEHGHLLLWTTWANPEDRPNWDRRGELAEQHGQAMADWMINRSRNLCLYPNVYLMDQFSSQIRTYRPIAVDKTEVTIYCIAPKGEAPDARARRIRQYEDFFNASGMATPDDLEEFRACQIGYRGRAAQWNDLCRGARHWIEGADEGARAIGLTPLLSGAKTEDEGLFAIQHRYWMDTMRRHLP; encoded by the coding sequence ATGCTGGACGATCTGCATCAGGTGGTCGAGGGCGCGGTCGAGGAGAACCCGGAGACCGGCGTGTACCGGTGCCGGCGCGACATCTTCACCGATCCCGACATCTTCGAGCTGGAGATGCAGCACATCTTCGAGGGCAACTGGATCTACCTGGCCCACGAGAGCCAGATCCCGAACCCGAACGACTACTTCACCACCTTCATGGGCCGCCAGCCGGTGGTCATCACCCGCAGCCGCAAGGGCGAGTTGCAGGCCTTCGTCAATGCCTGCAGCCATCGCGGCGCGATGGTGTGCCGGCACAAGCGCGGCAACAAGGCGACCTTCACCTGCCCGTTCCACGGCTGGACCTTCAGCAACGGCGGCAAGCTCCTGAAGGTCAAAGACCCGGACGGCGCCGGCTACCCCGAGAGCTTCAACCGCGACGGCTCGCACGACCTGACCAAGGTGGCCCGGTTCGAGAACTACCGCGGCTTCCTGTTCGGCAGCCTCAACCCCGACGTGAAGCCGCTGACCGAGCATCTCGGGCAAGCCACCCGGATCATCGACATGATCGTCGACCAGTCGCCGGATGGGCTGGAGGTCCTGCGCGGCTCCTCGACCTACGTCTTCGACGGCAACTGGAAGCTCCAGACCGAGAACGGCGCCGACGGCTACCACGTCAGCGCGACGCACTGGAACTACGCCGCCACCACCAGCCGGCGCAAGGAATCGCACGTCGTCGACAAGACCCGCGCCATGGATGCGGGCGGCTGGGCCAAGCAAGGCGGCGGCTTCTACTCGTTCGAGCACGGCCACCTGCTGCTCTGGACCACCTGGGCGAACCCCGAGGACCGGCCGAACTGGGACCGCCGCGGCGAACTGGCCGAGCAGCACGGGCAGGCGATGGCCGACTGGATGATCAACCGCTCGCGCAACCTCTGCCTCTACCCGAACGTCTACTTGATGGATCAGTTCTCGTCGCAGATCCGCACCTACCGGCCGATCGCCGTCGATAAGACCGAGGTGACGATCTACTGCATCGCCCCCAAGGGCGAGGCGCCCGACGCGCGGGCCCGGCGCATTCGCCAGTACGAGGACTTCTTCAACGCCAGCGGCATGGCGACCCCGGACGACCTCGAAGAATTCCGCGCCTGCCAGATCGGCTATCGCGGCCGCGCGGCGCAGTGGAACGACCTCTGCCGCGGCGCCCGGCACTGGATCGAGGGCGCGGACGAAGGCGCGCGGGCGATCGGGCTGACGCCGCTGCTCAGTGGCGCCAAGACCGAGGACGAGGGCCTGTTCGCGATCCAGCACCGCTACTGGATGGACACGATGCGGCGGCATCTACCGTAA
- a CDS encoding MFS transporter, whose product MPTPRSIDVQDVINRHGVSRFQMRIVLLCFLVVAIDGFDTAAIGYIAPALRSQWGVTQAQLAPLFGAGLFGLMIGAFLFGPLADRVGRKGTLIVTTAFFGLASLASAWSTSIEMLTILRFVTGLGLGGAMPNAITLTSEYCPEHRRSFLTMAMFCGFTVGSALGGFAAAHLIADFGWPAVLVIGGVLPLVLVPVLILGLPESARFLVLKQAPAERVAKLLRRIAPTEDFSGATFTGIAKPKGSPIGQLFQPGLIAGTLCLWLTFFMSLLIFYLLSSWLPTIISSAGLTLKEASLVTVMLATGGTVGGLVLGALMDRVNPHAVLGLSYLAAAGFVALIGSSTGSIALLVVAVFGAGFCVAGSQIGINALSASYYPTANRATGVAWANAVGRVGSVVGSMIGASLIGLGFGLPATFGIVAVPALIAAASIMLKGRLGTPAARLAPALQST is encoded by the coding sequence ATGCCCACTCCACGCAGCATCGACGTCCAGGACGTCATCAACCGCCACGGCGTCTCACGCTTCCAGATGCGGATCGTGCTGCTGTGCTTCCTCGTCGTCGCCATCGACGGGTTCGACACCGCCGCCATCGGCTACATCGCCCCGGCGCTCCGCAGCCAATGGGGTGTGACCCAGGCGCAGCTGGCGCCGCTGTTCGGGGCCGGCCTGTTCGGCCTGATGATCGGCGCCTTCCTGTTCGGCCCGCTCGCCGACAGGGTCGGCCGCAAGGGCACGCTGATCGTCACCACCGCCTTCTTCGGACTCGCCAGCCTCGCCTCGGCCTGGTCGACCTCGATCGAGATGCTGACGATCCTGCGCTTCGTCACGGGCTTGGGGCTCGGCGGCGCGATGCCGAACGCCATCACGCTGACCTCCGAATACTGCCCCGAGCACCGCCGCTCGTTTCTCACCATGGCGATGTTCTGCGGCTTCACCGTCGGCTCGGCGCTCGGCGGCTTCGCGGCGGCGCACCTGATCGCCGATTTCGGCTGGCCCGCGGTGCTGGTGATCGGCGGCGTTCTGCCCCTCGTGCTGGTGCCGGTGCTGATCCTCGGCCTGCCGGAATCGGCGCGCTTCCTCGTGCTCAAGCAGGCCCCGGCCGAGCGTGTCGCCAAGCTCCTGCGCCGCATCGCTCCGACCGAGGATTTCTCCGGCGCCACTTTCACCGGCATCGCCAAGCCCAAGGGCTCGCCGATCGGCCAGCTGTTCCAGCCGGGCCTGATCGCCGGCACTTTGTGCCTGTGGCTCACCTTCTTCATGAGCCTCCTGATCTTCTATCTGCTGTCGAGCTGGCTCCCCACCATCATCAGCAGCGCCGGCCTCACCCTCAAGGAAGCCTCCCTCGTCACCGTGATGCTCGCCACCGGCGGCACCGTCGGCGGGCTGGTGCTGGGCGCGCTGATGGACCGGGTGAACCCGCACGCGGTGCTCGGCCTGTCCTACCTCGCGGCGGCGGGCTTCGTGGCGCTAATCGGCAGTTCCACCGGCTCGATCGCGCTCCTGGTGGTGGCGGTGTTCGGCGCCGGGTTCTGCGTCGCCGGCTCGCAGATCGGCATCAACGCCCTCTCGGCGAGCTACTACCCCACCGCCAACCGCGCCACCGGCGTCGCCTGGGCCAACGCGGTCGGCCGCGTCGGCTCGGTGGTCGGCTCGATGATCGGCGCCTCGCTGATCGGGCTCGGCTTCGGCCTGCCGGCGACCTTCGGCATCGTGGCGGTGCCGGCGCTGATCGCCGCCGCGAGCATCATGCTCAAGGGCCGGCTCGGCACGCCCGCCGCCCGCCTCGCCCCGGCGCTCCAGAGCACCTGA
- a CDS encoding LysR family transcriptional regulator, which produces MELRHLRYFVAVARAQSFTRAAEAMHVAQPALSKQVQQFEEEFGLELIERGSRPVRLTEPGRVIYEQALQILERVDDLRETGRRLRVAERNSFRIGFVASTLYGRLPEILRGYRTKRPDVDMTLLELLTLEQIAALKEGRIDVGFGRVEIEDPAIERVLLRNEKLIVAVPMAWDAERSPGPLKLHDLAETALILYPKSARPNNADRILALFREHGVRPPVIHEVRELQTALGLVAAEAGVCVVPASIERLRRDGVAYRPLDEDRALIPVIMSYRKNDPSPEIGLILQCVKEDYEREGLRFGV; this is translated from the coding sequence TTGGAGCTGCGCCACCTGCGCTACTTCGTGGCTGTCGCCCGCGCGCAGAGCTTCACCCGCGCGGCGGAGGCGATGCACGTCGCCCAGCCGGCGCTGAGCAAGCAGGTGCAGCAGTTCGAGGAGGAGTTCGGCCTCGAACTGATCGAGCGCGGCTCGCGTCCGGTGCGGCTGACCGAGCCGGGCCGGGTGATCTACGAGCAGGCGCTCCAGATCCTGGAGCGGGTCGACGACCTGCGCGAGACCGGCCGGCGCCTGCGCGTCGCCGAGCGCAACAGCTTTCGCATCGGCTTCGTCGCCTCGACGCTCTACGGGCGATTGCCGGAGATCCTGCGCGGCTACCGGACGAAGCGCCCAGACGTCGACATGACGCTCCTCGAATTGCTGACGCTGGAGCAGATCGCGGCGCTGAAGGAGGGCCGGATCGATGTCGGCTTCGGCCGGGTCGAGATCGAGGACCCGGCGATCGAGCGGGTGCTGTTGCGCAACGAAAAGCTGATCGTCGCCGTGCCGATGGCCTGGGATGCCGAGCGATCACCCGGGCCGCTGAAGCTCCACGACCTCGCCGAGACGGCCCTGATCCTCTACCCGAAGAGCGCGCGGCCCAACAACGCCGACCGCATCCTGGCGCTGTTTCGCGAGCACGGGGTGCGCCCGCCGGTGATCCACGAGGTGCGCGAGCTCCAGACCGCGCTCGGCCTCGTCGCGGCGGAGGCCGGGGTCTGCGTGGTGCCCGCCTCGATCGAGCGCCTGCGCCGCGACGGCGTCGCCTACCGGCCGCTCGACGAGGACCGGGCGCTGATCCCGGTCATCATGAGCTACCGCAAGAACGATCCGTCGCCGGAGATCGGGCTGATCTTGCAATGCGTGAAGGAGGATTACGAACGGGAGGGGTTGCGGTTCGGGGTGTGA